In Patescibacteria group bacterium, one genomic interval encodes:
- a CDS encoding TrmH family RNA methyltransferase: MKENSKETILILHNIRSTHNVGSIFRTADAAGVSRVYLSGYTPTPLDRFNRVQKDIAKTALGAEMTIPWESTKELTKLLTRLKQERVPLIAIEQGVRAVDYKKVKAPARSAFIVGNEVRGLSRNILSRCDIIAEIPMKGKKESLNVAVATGIGLFRMRNI; the protein is encoded by the coding sequence ATGAAGGAAAATTCAAAAGAAACAATTCTGATTCTCCACAATATACGGAGCACTCACAATGTGGGCTCAATCTTTCGGACGGCTGACGCGGCTGGTGTTTCTCGCGTGTATCTCTCCGGTTATACGCCAACCCCACTGGATCGTTTTAATAGGGTACAGAAAGACATTGCCAAAACGGCTCTTGGCGCGGAGATGACAATTCCCTGGGAGAGCACCAAAGAACTTACGAAACTTCTCACGAGACTGAAGCAAGAGCGTGTTCCGCTCATTGCCATTGAGCAGGGGGTGAGAGCGGTTGATTATAAAAAAGTAAAAGCGCCCGCGCGAAGCGCGTTCATTGTGGGGAATGAAGTGCGGGGACTTTCCCGAAACATACTCTCACGTTGCGATATCATTGCCGAGATACCGATGAAAGGCAAAAAAGAATCTCTGAACGTAGCGGTCGCAACGGGGATCGGATTATTTCGCATGCGAAACATTTAG
- a CDS encoding DoxX family protein → MLNPFPDLLAFSLLAPFFLRVVLGISYARFGYLKLIRNRVPKTGFFEKDNLKPEIILVLAVGLFEAVGGVLLIVGLFTQIASLLLGIIVLGAIAVKLRNRAAPSNELGYHILLFVATFSLLFSGAGAFAIDLPL, encoded by the coding sequence ATGCTTAACCCATTTCCAGACTTGCTCGCATTTAGTCTCTTGGCACCTTTTTTCTTGCGTGTCGTTTTAGGAATTTCATATGCCCGCTTTGGGTATCTCAAGCTGATAAGAAACAGGGTGCCAAAAACCGGTTTTTTTGAAAAGGATAACCTTAAGCCGGAAATTATATTGGTACTGGCTGTCGGACTTTTTGAGGCAGTAGGCGGTGTACTGCTTATTGTCGGGCTGTTCACCCAGATCGCCTCGCTACTCCTCGGCATTATCGTACTCGGTGCCATTGCCGTTAAACTGCGGAACAGGGCCGCACCTTCAAACGAACTTGGTTATCATATTCTTTTGTTTGTTGCCACATTCTCGCTCTTGTTCTCGGGAGCAGGCGCATTCGCCATTGACCTGCCACTATAA